A genomic stretch from Aedes albopictus strain Foshan chromosome 2, AalbF5, whole genome shotgun sequence includes:
- the LOC115258682 gene encoding protein croquemort: MCCCCNCSNTAKKVWSFMGVVLIFGLAAFFGFGFPAIVDSVARQEFVMEPGTEVYENWMDSPVPMFMDIYFWDWTNSEEITNPNVRPNFVQKGPYVFREVHERVNRTFNNDHTITFMQKRTWEYVPEDSNGDFYTDRVTTPHTILMTVGKVVEESDDPLVGMLVNALLNNNDLVDGITYENVLVRDILFDGTEDRLLRALQDLAAEVPDLVGDLELPTWDGFGYFVDRNMSAEYDGVFRMNTGTDSWTNTGWMRTWNGEPSVPHYRGLCGQVRGSTGSVNAPMTSTQANNPGDFVLFITDLCKAITLRYEGDFVLNDLEGKVWVGDSRVFDNGHNFPETECQCTAPEDQCPALKPGLLDVSGCKFGAPLKVSFPHFYLADPSYLNAVTGLAPMRQTHEFRYALHPFSGVPMAVNGRLQYNVHVKDYGIDITQGFPDVMIPAFWVEQRVLLTQQVIDDLMYIDTLRTAGHITAFVLLGVGIIAFGVALYFSIFVWKN; encoded by the exons ATGTGCTGCTGTTGTAACTGTTCCAACACTGCCAAGAAGGTTTGGTCCTTCATGGGAGTGGTGCTGATCTTTGGCCTGGCCGCCTTCTTTGGTTTCGGGTTTCCAGCGATCGTCGATTCAGTGGCGCGACAG GAATTTGTGATGGAACCCGGCACGGAAGTGTACGAGAACTGGATGGACTCTCCCGTTCCCATGTTCATGGACATCTACTTTTGGGATTGgacgaattctgaagaaattaccaACCCTAATGTACGACCCAACTTTGTTCAAAAAGGACCGTACGTCTTCAGGGAAGTTCATGAGCGAGTCAACCGCACCTTCAACAATGATCACACCATCACTTTCATGCAAAAGAGAACCTGGGAGTACGTCCCGGAGGATTCGAATGGAGATTTTTACACCGACCGTGTAACAACACCGCACACAATTCTGATG ACTGTTGGAAAGGTGGTCGAGGAATCCGATGACCCTTTGGTGGGTATGCTTGTTAATGCTTTACTCAACAATAATGACCTCGTGGATGGCATTACGTATGAAAATGTTTTGGTGAGAGATATTCTTTTCGACGGAACAGAGGACAGACTGTTGAGGGCCCTGCAGGATTTGGCTGCGGAGGTGCCCGATTTGGTGGGAGACCTCGAATTGCCAACATGGGACGGCTTCGGATACTTCGTCGATCGGAATATGAGTGCAGAGTACGATGGAGTTTTCCGCATGAATACCGGTACCGACTCGTGGACTAACACCGGATGGATGCGAACTTGGAACGGCGAACCTTCGGTACCGCATTACCGGGGCTTATGCGGTCAAGTGCGGGGTTCAACGGGTTCGGTGAACGCTCCGATGACCAGTACCCAGGCAAATAACCCTGGTGACTTTGTGCTATTCATTACCGATTTGTGCAAAGCAATTACGCTGCGGTACGAGGGTGATTTTGTGCTCAATGACCTCGAGGGTAAGGTGTGGGTAGGAGATAGTCGAGTGTTCGACAACGGTCATAACTTCCCGGAAACCGAGTGCCAATGTACAGCCCCAGAAGATCAGTGCCCTGCGCTGAAGCCGGGTCTTTTGGATGTGTCTGGATGCAAGTTTGGTGCGCCTCTTAAGGTCAGTTTCCCGCATTTCTACCTGGCGGATCCTAGCTATTTGAACGCCGTAACTGGATTAGCTCCTATGCGGCAAACGCACGAATTCCGCTACGCGCTGCATCCGTTCTCAGGCGTTCCTATGGCCGTCAACGGAAGGCTACAGTACAATGTACATGTCAAGGACTACGGAATAGA tattaccCAGGGATTCCCAGACGTTATGATTCCTGCTTTTTGGGTGGAACAGAGGGTTCTTCTCACTCAACAAGTGATTGATGATCTGATG
- the LOC109424474 gene encoding protein croquemort — translation MCSKCSNKAKRWWSLGISVGICVIAIALGVSWPFIIEKEVEKQFVFTPGTQLYDNWLNPPIDTLLELYLWNWTNTEDYRSDNYKPHLEQLGPYTFREKKERVDLKWDDDEDTLTFYQRRTWHFEPEMSKGDLENDMVVTINPILLTIGFMIQDSPYQDFIDSILNLNPQFVDNPFYNVRVKDILFDGYDDVLLANLIKLLEENEGLAGLFELPPFDKFGWFYGRNESETYDGNFTIARGTSNFQDLGILKLWNAVNQTEFYRDECGAVHGTTGELWPPFQDRMLSNVTVFSSDICSAMTLEYDGGSRVHGIAGLKWKGNERVFNNGNNYTETECQCTAPKEQCPVLKAGAMDVSRCKMGAPATVSYPHFYLADESYLAEVEGLEPEEEEHKFIMVLEPHTGIPLQVKAQLQVNLDVKEYGLTLLKDIPEVMLPVLWFRQTAQLNEELASDLKLLLILPNIGIYVAVGIGILGIACLAMYSYYSLKVWK, via the exons ATGTGCAGCAAATGTTCGAACAAAGCCAAACGATGGTGGTCGTTGGGTATCTCGGTTGGAATCTGTGTGATAGCGATTGCACTCGGCGTGTCGTGGCCCTTCATAATCGAGAAAGAGGTTGAAAAACAGTTTGTCTTTACGCCTGGAACACAGCTGTACGACAACTGGCTGAATCCACCGATCGATACCCTTCTGGAGCTGTACCTATGGAACTGGACCAATACGGAGGACTATCGCAGCGACAACTACAAACCTCATTTGGAGCAGTTGGGACCGTACACGTTCCGGGAGAAGAAGGAACGCGTTGATCTGAAATGGGATGACGATGAGGATACACTCACCTTCTACCAGAGGCGCACATGGCACTTCGAACCGGAAATGTCCAAGGGAGACTTGGAGAACGATATGGTTGTgactatcaatcccattttactG ACCATAGGTTTCATGATCCAGGATAGCCCATACCAAGATTTCATAGACAGCATACTCAACCTCAATCCGCAATTCGTAGACAACCCATTCTACAACGTTAGAGTCAAAGATATTCTATTCGACGGCTATGATGATGTGCTTCTTGCTAATTTAATAAAGCTTTTAGAAGAGAATGAGGGTTTAGCGGGCTTGTTCGAATTGCCACCGTTTGACAAGTTTGGATGGTTCTACGGTAGAAACGAAAGCGAAACCTACGACGGAAACTTTACCATTGCTAGAGGCACGTCTAACTTTCAGGATTTGGGAATCCTAAAGCTTTGGAACGCGGTCAACCAAACTGAGTTCTACCGAGATGAATGCGGAGCGGTGCACGGAACAACCGGAGAGCTGTGGCCACCGTTCCAAGACCGCATGCTTTCAAACGTTACGGTTTTTTCGTCGGACATCTGCAGTGCGATGACGCTGGAGTATGACGGCGGTTCTAGGGTACATGGTATAGCTGGCCTCAAGTGGAAGGGCAATGAACGGGTTTTTAATAATGGTAATAACTACACTGAGACTGAGTGCCAGTGCACAGCTCCAAAAGAGCAGTGCCCGGTTTTGAAAGCCGGCGCTATGGACGTATCACGCTGTAAAATGGGAGCTCCGGCGACCGTTTCATATCCACATTTCTACTTGGCCGATGAGTCATATCTTGCCGAAGTAGAGGGTTTGGaaccagaagaagaagaacacaaGTTTATTATGGTACTGGAACCACATACCGGAATTCCTCTTCAAGTGAAGGCTCAGCTGCAGGTTAACCTTGATGTGAAGGAATACGGACTAAC CTTGCTGAAAGACATACCGGAAGTTATGCTTCCCGTTCTTTGGTTTCGACAAACAGCACAACTAAATGAAGAACTCGCCAGCGATTTGAAG tTGTTACTAATTCTACCAAACATTGGAATCTACGTAGCTGTAGGCATCGGGATACTTGGCATTGCTTGTTTGGCGATGTATTCGTATTACTCTCTAAAGGTCTGGAAATAG